In Nocardioides sp. InS609-2, a single genomic region encodes these proteins:
- a CDS encoding cob(I)yrinic acid a,c-diamide adenosyltransferase → MVNLTRIYTRTGDAGTTRLGDMSETSKNDLRLAAYADVDEANASLGVAIACGDLDDDVVALVTRVQNDLFDVGADLCTPVVAEPQFPPLRVEQDYVDRLEGWCDAYNEPLTKLRSFILNGGTVGAAHLHVSRTVVRRAERSGWAAWREHEDTMNVLALTYLNRLSDLLFILARHANRANGDVLWVPGGERG, encoded by the coding sequence ATGGTCAACCTCACCCGGATCTACACCCGCACCGGCGATGCCGGCACCACCCGCCTGGGCGACATGAGCGAGACGTCCAAGAACGACCTCCGGCTCGCGGCGTACGCAGATGTCGACGAGGCCAACGCCTCGCTCGGTGTGGCCATCGCCTGCGGCGACCTCGACGACGACGTCGTCGCGCTGGTCACCCGGGTACAGAACGACCTGTTCGACGTCGGCGCCGACCTCTGCACCCCGGTCGTGGCCGAGCCGCAGTTCCCGCCGTTGCGCGTCGAGCAGGACTACGTCGACCGGCTCGAGGGCTGGTGTGACGCCTACAACGAGCCGTTGACCAAGCTGAGGTCGTTCATCCTCAACGGCGGCACCGTCGGCGCTGCCCATCTCCACGTGTCGCGCACCGTCGTACGACGCGCGGAGCGGTCGGGCTGGGCGGCCTGGCGCGAGCACGAGGACACCATGAACGTGCTTGCCCTGACCTACCTCAACCGGCTCTCGGACCTGCTCTTCATCCTCGCCCGGCACGCGAACCGCGCGAACGGCGATGTGTTGTGGGTTCCTGGTGGCGAGCGGGGCTGA
- a CDS encoding STAS domain-containing protein, with protein sequence MEIITDGPMLVLSGEFDVRSTWEVRAALYQHLEEHLEGHDEDVVIDMTDVTTIDVTALKVLAVATREAMRHGHHLTLRGCGPQVRRMLHISRLIRVVEVERQAASA encoded by the coding sequence ATGGAGATCATCACCGATGGTCCGATGCTCGTGCTGAGTGGCGAGTTCGACGTGCGCAGCACCTGGGAGGTGCGGGCCGCGCTCTACCAGCACCTCGAGGAACACCTCGAGGGCCACGACGAGGACGTCGTCATCGACATGACCGACGTGACCACCATCGACGTCACCGCACTCAAGGTCCTTGCCGTCGCCACGCGCGAGGCCATGCGCCACGGTCACCACCTCACCCTGCGCGGCTGCGGTCCGCAGGTGCGCCGGATGCTGCACATCTCCCGGCTGATCCGGGTCGTCGAGGTCGAGCGCCAGGCTGCCTCGGCCTGA